The Triplophysa dalaica isolate WHDGS20190420 chromosome 5, ASM1584641v1, whole genome shotgun sequence genome window below encodes:
- the LOC130421136 gene encoding putative nuclease HARBI1 → MACPFIHEPVDEEAALIRRELHLRRERIVRPRLDVLSYPEDFLFERYRFSLQSITYIHTLLHPYITNLTRRGRALTSEQILCMALRFFANGSFLYNTGDAEHVSKATVCRAIRKVCLALKHFLHIFVKFPGHKPVRAIKEEFHMIAGFPNVIGCLDGTHIPIIAPSQNEADYVNRKSIHSINVQIICDAAHIITNVETKWPGSVHDSRIYRESSLSNRMGQGEMDGLLLGDRGYPCQPTLMTPYPEPEPGPQQHFNMAHNRTRARVEMTIGLLKSRFQCLRHLRVTPERACDIIVACVVLHNIAIIRGEQHPALQTQDPEADLIHTGDFQDGRVVRDLICRNVFAN, encoded by the exons atggcatgtccgtttattcatgaacccgtagatgaggaagctgcattaattcgcagagagttacatttacgtcgagagagaattgtgaggccccgtttggatgTTTTATCATATCCGgaggattttttatttgagcGATACCGATTTTCTTTACAGTCCataacatatatacacactCTGCTTCATCCTTACATCACAAACCTCACTCGTCGTGGCCGTGCTCTTACATCTGAGCAGATTTTGTGTATGGCATTACGTTTCTTTGCTAATGGTAGCTTTCTTTATAACACCGGGGATGCAGAACACGTTAGCAAGGCAACTGTATGCAGAGCGATAAGAAAAGTGTGCCTCGCTCTCAAGcactttttgcacatttttgttaagTTTCCTGGCCACAAACCTGTGAGAGCCATCAAAGAGGAGTTTCACATGATTGCAG GATTTCCCAATGTGATTGGGTGCCTAGATGGCACCCATATACCCATCATCGCTCCTTCACAAAATGAGGCAGATTATGTCAATCGGAAGTCCATCCACAGCATTAATGTGCAG ATCATATGTGATGCTGCACACATAATTACAAATGTGGAGACTAAGTGGCCAGGCTCAGTTCATGATTCACGGATATATCGTGAGTCATCTCTGAGCAACAGAATGGGCCAAG GAGAGATGGATGGCCTTCTGCTGGGTGATAGGGGTTACCCATGCCAACCTACACTCATGACCCCTTACCCAGAACCTGAGCCAGGCCCCCAGCAGCACTTCAATATGGCACACAACAGGACACGAGCCCGGGTGGAGATGACCATAGGCCTGTTGAAATCACGTTTCCAGTGCCTGCGCCACCTCAGGGTGACCCCTGAAAGGGCTTGTGACATTATTGTGGCATGTGTTGTTCTTCATAATATTGCCATTATTAGAGGGGAGCAACACCCTGCCCTACAAACTCAAGATCCTGAAGCAGACCTCATACACACTGGGGATTTCCAGGATGGAAGGGTGGTCAGAGACCTCATATGCCGTAATGTCTTTGCAAATTAA